The Mauremys reevesii isolate NIE-2019 linkage group 1, ASM1616193v1, whole genome shotgun sequence genome has a segment encoding these proteins:
- the ATP6V0A4 gene encoding V-type proton ATPase 116 kDa subunit a translates to MASMFRSEEMCLTQLFLQVEAAYCCVAELGELGLVQFRDLNVNVNSFQRKFVNEVRRCESLERILRFLENEMENEIVIFKPEKYPETPLPREMIDLETVLEKLEGELQEANQNQQTLKQNFLELTELKHLLKKTQDFFETETNLPDDFFNEDTSGLLELRSTPAAVAAKLGFTAGVIKRERMVPFERLLWRACRGNIYLRYTEMDTALEDPITKEQMKKNVFIIFYQGEQLNQKIKKICDGFRATVYTCPESAAERREMADGVNTRIEDLNAVITQTESHRQRLLREAAANMWTWGIKVKKIKAIYHILNCCNIDVTQQCVIAEIWFPVADSGRIKRALQQGMERSGSTISPILTAVQSKMAPPTFNRTNKFTAGFQNIVDAYGVGSYREMNPAPYTIITFPFLFAVMFGDCGHGAVMLAFALWMVTNEKTLLAQKSDNEIWNTFFGGRYLILLMGIFSIYTGFIYNDCFSKSFNIFGSSWHTRPMFRNNTWNPHVLEANQVLQLDPAVPGVYSGNPYPFGIDPIWNIASNKLTFLNSYKMKMSVVMGITQMVFGVTLSLFNHIYFKKTINIVLQFIPEMIFILCLFGYLVFMVIFKWCRFDVHVSQKAPSILIHFINMFLFNYNDPTNGPLYPHQKEVQSFLVIFALIAVPWMLLFKPFILRANHRRAQHMLQTPAISENPAGDIEVEIIDSNHAKKAGQEDHSGDHGGHDDHDEEFNFGDMFVHQAIHTIEYCLGCISNTASYLRLWALSLAHAQLSEVLWTMVMNIGLKNSGWGGLIGVFIIFAIFAVLSVAILLVMEGLSAFLHALRLHWVEFQNKFYVGTGYKFSPFCFKSIIDGTAED, encoded by the exons ATGGCGTCGATGTTCCGGAGCGAGGAGATGTGTCTGACGCAGCTGTTTCTCCAGGTGGAGGCTGCCTATTGCTGCGTTGCAGAGCTTGGCGAGCTGGGCCTGGTCCAGTTCAGAGAT TTGAACGTGAATGTGAACAGCTTCCAGAGAAAGTTTGTGAATGAAGTCAGAAGATGTGAATCCTTGGAGAGGATCCTCC GCTTTCTGgaaaatgaaatggaaaatgAGATTGTGATCTTCAAACCTGAAAAGTATCCTGAGACCCCCCTGCCTCGAGAAATGATTGATTTGGAG ACAGTTCTGGAGAAACTGGAGGGTGAGCTGCAGGAAGCCAATCAGAATCAGCAAACCTTGAAACAGAACTTTCTAGAACTGACTGAACTAAAACATCTCCTGAAGAAAACTCAGGACTTCTTTGAG ACAGAAACCAATCTACCAGATGATTTCTTCAACGAAGACACTTCTGGTCTGTTGGAATTAAGAAGTACTCCTGCCGCAGTGGCTGCAAAGTTGGG ATTCACAGCAGGGGTGATAAAAAGGGAAAGGATGGTGCCTTTTGAGCGTTTACTGTGGAGAGCCTGCAGGGGAAACATCTATTTGAGATACACTGAAATGGACACTGCCCTGGAGGACCCTATTACG AAGGAACAGATGAAAAAGAATGTGTTCATTATCTTCTATCAAGGAGAGCAGCTCAACCAAAAAATCAAGAAGATTTGTGATGG GTTTCGTGCTACAGTATATACCTGTCCAGAGTCTGCTGCTGAACGTCGAGAAATGGCTGATGGTGTGAACACAAGGATTGAGGATTTAAATGCA GTGATCACCCAAACGGAATCGCACCGCCAGCGGCTGCTGCGCGAGGCGGCTGCGAACATGTGGACCTGGGGGATCAAGGTGAAGAAAATCAAGGCCATCTACCACATCCTGAATTGCTGTAACATTGACGTCACCCAGCAGTGCGTCATCGCTGAGATCTGGTTCCCAGTGGCTGACTCTGGCAGGATAAAAAGGGCTCTCCAGCAGGGAATG GAACGTAGCGGCTCTACCATCTCCCCTATCCTGACTGCAGTACAGTCTAAGATGGCCCCACCCACCTTCAACAGAACCAACAAGTTCACTGCAGGCTTTCAGAACATTGTGGATGCTTATGGTGTGGGAAGCTACAGGGAGATGAATCCAG CTCCATACACTATAATTACCTTCCCCTTCTTGTTCGCGGTGATGTTTGGAGATTGTGGCCACGGTGCTGTTATGCTGGCCTTCGCCCTCTGGATGGTCACTAATGAGAAGACACTTTTGGCCCAGAAAAGCGATAATGAG ATTTGGAACACCTTCTTTGGTGGGCGCTACCTGATTCTGCTCATGGGCATATTCTCCATTTATACTGGCTTTATCTACAATGACTGCTTCTCCAAATCTTTCAACATCTTTGGTTCTTCCTGGCATACCCGCCCCATGTTTAGAAACAACACGTGGAA TCCTCATGTTCTTGAAGCAAATCAAGTACTACAGTTGGATCCAGCAGTCCCTGGAGTCTACTCAGGAAATCCATATCCGTTTGGAATTGATCCG ATCTGGAACATTGCTTCAAACAAGCTGACGTTCTTAAACTCCTACAAAATGAAGATGTCTGTCGTCATGGGGATTACGCAGATGGTCTTTGGGGTCACACTCAGTCTTTTCAACCACAT CTACTTCAAGAAAACCATAAACATCGTCCTGCAGTTCATTCCAGAAATGATCTTTATCCTCTGCCTGTTTGGTTACCTGGTCTTCATGGTTATTTTCAAATGGTGCCGCTTCGACGTCCATGTATCCCAGAAAGCACCGAGCATTCTCATCCACTTCATCAACATGTTTCTGTTTAATTACAACGATCCTACAAATGGCCCCTTATATCCGCACCAG AAAGAAGTCCAGAGCTTTCTGGTCATATTTGCCCTGATAGCTGTTCCTTGGATGCTTCTATTTAAACCTTTCATCCTCCGAGCCAATCACCGGAGAGCTCAGCATATG CTCCAGACACCGGCCATTTCAGAAAACCCTGCTGGTGACATTGAAGTGGAGATCATTGACTCCAATCACGCCAAGAAAGCCGGTCAGGAAGACCATAGTGGTGACCATGGGGGACATGATGACCATGATGAAGAG TTCAATTTTGGCGATATGTTTGTCCACCAAGCTATCCACACTATTGAATACTGCCTGGGCTGCATCTCCAACACAGCATCCTACCTCCGGCTCTGGGCACTCAGCTTGGCTCATGCAC AGTTATCAGAGGTCCTCTGGACCATGGTGATGAACATCGGACTCAAGAACAGCGGCTGGGGAGGACTTATTGGGGTCTTCATCATCTTTGCCATCTTTGCAGTTCTGTCTGTAGCTATTCTGCTTGTCATGGAGGGCCTCTCTGCCTTCCTGCACGCACTGCGCCTTCACTG